A genome region from Geminicoccus roseus DSM 18922 includes the following:
- a CDS encoding AAA family ATPase → MPQPLPSSVDATVDLLRHGSYVADRALSTSLYLALKLGRPLFLEGEAGVGKTEIAKVLSETLGRKLVRLQCYEGLDVASAVYEWNYARQMLEIRLAEASGDTDRGSLAKDIFSSEFLIRRPLLQALEPDVNGAPVLLIDELDRTDEPFEAYLLEVLSDFQVSIPELGTIRADQPPIVIITSNRTREIHDALKRRCFYHWVDYPNAAREVEIVRTRMPDVERNLSEQIVAFVQKLRQQDLFKLPGVAETLDWTRALNTLDCMELTPEVINDTLGTLLKYQDDIQRIQGSEAAKLLAEVNMATRPGPR, encoded by the coding sequence ATGCCCCAGCCGTTGCCCTCGTCCGTCGACGCCACCGTCGACCTGCTCCGCCATGGCTCCTATGTCGCCGACCGCGCGCTCTCGACCTCCCTGTACCTGGCGCTCAAGCTCGGCCGGCCGCTGTTCCTCGAGGGCGAGGCGGGCGTGGGCAAGACCGAGATCGCCAAGGTCCTATCCGAGACGCTGGGACGCAAGCTGGTCCGCCTGCAGTGCTACGAGGGCCTGGACGTGGCGTCCGCGGTCTATGAGTGGAACTATGCCCGGCAGATGCTGGAGATCCGCCTGGCCGAGGCGTCCGGCGACACCGACCGCGGCAGCCTCGCCAAGGACATCTTCTCCTCGGAGTTCCTGATCCGCCGCCCGCTGCTCCAGGCCCTGGAGCCGGACGTGAACGGCGCCCCGGTGCTGCTGATCGACGAGCTGGACCGCACCGACGAGCCGTTCGAGGCCTACCTCCTGGAGGTGCTCTCCGACTTCCAGGTCAGCATCCCCGAGCTCGGCACGATCCGGGCCGACCAGCCGCCGATCGTGATCATCACCTCCAACCGCACCCGCGAGATCCACGACGCGCTCAAGCGCCGCTGCTTCTACCACTGGGTCGACTACCCGAATGCCGCCCGCGAGGTCGAGATCGTCCGTACCCGGATGCCGGACGTCGAGCGGAACTTGAGCGAGCAGATCGTGGCGTTCGTCCAGAAGCTGCGCCAGCAGGACCTGTTCAAGCTGCCGGGCGTGGCCGAGACCCTGGACTGGACCCGCGCGCTCAACACGCTGGACTGCATGGAGCTGACCCCGGAGGTCATCAACGACACGCTGGGCACCCTCCTGAAGTACCAGGACGACATCCAGCGCATCCAGGGCAGCGAGGCCGCCAAGCTCCTGGCCGAGGTCAACATGGCGACCCGCCCGGGCCCGCGCTGA
- a CDS encoding helix-turn-helix domain-containing protein: MSRKRMLGHKIRRLRRDRVLTQAQLAQQLAISTSYLNLIESNQRAVTVEILLKIGAIFDVDLSSFAEDEGERLLSGLTEVFGDPLFTQAGRAGSALARQDLVDLATQAPAAAEAVIALYRSYAEASETLRLLSEQDARPDGPMRAHSPFDEITDWAQGREHHFAELEEAADEIWQVGEIEDGDPLRGLTRYVEQQLGLKVKVMPVEVMGAVRRRHDRHSRRILLSEMLPVPSRIFQLAVQIALLRYRPLLDEMVARTGLTGPDTARLGRIFFANYLAGAVMMPYDRFWRSATALRYDIELLQSRFCASFEQVCVRLTTLQRPGAKGVPFVLIRGDKAGNVSKRLGGAHTAFARQGGACPRWNLYDAFRAPGKILVQVSEMPDGMRWFSIARLVTKPGVGFRTPGKSFALALACDVAHAASLVYADGINFRSDDAAVPIGLHCRLCERLDCDQRAFPPINHRIIVDENLRGPNTYLFEALGN, translated from the coding sequence TTGAGCCGCAAGCGCATGTTGGGCCACAAGATCCGCCGCCTGCGCCGCGACCGCGTGCTGACGCAGGCGCAGCTCGCCCAGCAGCTCGCGATCTCGACCAGCTATCTGAACCTGATCGAGAGCAACCAGCGCGCGGTCACGGTCGAGATCCTGCTCAAGATCGGCGCGATCTTCGACGTCGACCTGTCCAGCTTCGCCGAGGACGAGGGCGAGCGCCTGCTCAGCGGGCTGACCGAGGTGTTCGGCGATCCCTTGTTCACCCAGGCCGGGCGCGCCGGCAGCGCGCTCGCCCGCCAGGACCTGGTCGACCTTGCCACCCAGGCGCCCGCCGCCGCGGAAGCGGTGATCGCCCTCTACCGCTCCTATGCCGAGGCCAGCGAGACGCTGCGGCTGCTCTCCGAGCAGGACGCCCGGCCGGACGGGCCGATGCGCGCCCACTCGCCCTTCGACGAGATCACCGACTGGGCCCAGGGGCGCGAGCATCATTTCGCCGAGCTGGAGGAGGCCGCCGACGAGATCTGGCAGGTCGGCGAGATCGAGGACGGCGACCCGCTGCGCGGCCTGACCCGCTATGTCGAGCAGCAGCTGGGCCTGAAGGTGAAGGTGATGCCGGTCGAGGTGATGGGGGCCGTGCGCCGCCGCCACGACCGCCACAGCCGCCGGATCCTGCTCTCCGAGATGCTGCCGGTGCCGAGCCGGATCTTCCAGCTGGCGGTGCAGATCGCCCTGCTGCGCTACCGCCCGCTCCTGGACGAGATGGTCGCCCGCACCGGCCTGACCGGCCCGGACACCGCCAGGCTCGGCCGGATCTTCTTCGCCAACTACCTGGCCGGCGCGGTGATGATGCCCTACGACCGCTTCTGGCGCTCGGCCACGGCACTTCGCTACGACATCGAGCTGCTGCAGAGCCGCTTTTGCGCCAGCTTCGAGCAGGTCTGCGTGCGCCTGACCACCCTGCAGCGGCCGGGTGCGAAGGGTGTGCCGTTCGTGCTGATCCGCGGCGACAAGGCCGGCAACGTCTCCAAGCGCTTAGGGGGCGCCCACACGGCCTTCGCCCGCCAGGGTGGTGCGTGCCCGCGCTGGAACCTCTACGACGCGTTTCGCGCGCCTGGAAAGATCCTGGTCCAGGTCTCCGAGATGCCGGACGGGATGCGCTGGTTCAGCATCGCCCGGCTGGTGACCAAACCCGGCGTCGGCTTCCGCACGCCTGGCAAGAGCTTCGCCCTGGCGCTGGCCTGCGACGTCGCCCATGCCGCGAGCCTGGTCTATGCCGACGGGATCAACTTCCGTTCCGACGACGCCGCCGTGCCGATCGGCCTGCATTGCCGCCTGTGCGAGCGGCTGGACTGCGACCAGCGCGCCTTCCCGCCGATCAATCACCGGATCATCGTCGACGAGAACCTGCGCGGGCCGAACACCTATCTGTTCGAGGCGCTGGGCAACTGA
- a CDS encoding OsmC family protein, with product MSTTSGSAVWQGGIKDGKGSISTKSGALDSAPYGFGSRFEGKSGTNPEELIGAAHAGCFSMALSKMLGDAGFTADQINTQADVTLDKQGEGFAITKVHLTLKAKVPGIDQAKFQEIAGQAKAGCPVSKVLNAEISLDASLAG from the coding sequence ATGAGCACCACCAGTGGTTCGGCCGTCTGGCAGGGCGGGATCAAGGACGGCAAGGGGTCCATCTCGACCAAGAGCGGCGCGCTCGACAGCGCCCCTTACGGCTTTGGCAGCCGCTTCGAGGGCAAGTCCGGCACCAATCCTGAAGAACTGATCGGCGCCGCCCATGCCGGCTGCTTCAGCATGGCGCTGTCCAAGATGCTGGGCGATGCCGGCTTCACCGCCGACCAGATCAACACCCAGGCCGACGTGACCCTGGACAAGCAGGGCGAGGGCTTCGCGATCACCAAGGTCCACCTGACCCTCAAGGCCAAGGTCCCCGGCATCGACCAGGCCAAGTTCCAGGAGATCGCGGGCCAGGCCAAGGCCGGCTGCCCGGTCTCCAAGGTCCTCAACGCCGAAATCAGCCTGGACGCATCGCTGGCCGGCTGA